TTTTGCCAGCCGCTGGCGCTCCAAAATTGCTGTCCGTTGGTGTTGCTGTCCATAACGAATAGATGCGCTTTGTGAATGCCTTGCGCTGCGAGCGCTGCTGTACTGGCATCCAGCATTTTGCGAGCAATACCCTGACCGCGACAGGTGGGATGCACAGCCATATGATACAGATACGCGCGTCTACCGTCATGCCCGGCAAGCAGTGTACCGACCAGTTCATGTCGGTCTTCATAGGTGTGGACAGCTACATAACAGCAACCAGCATTGCGTTCCAGATAACGCTGAATGTGGTCTTGGGAATCGGCTTCACTTAATGCCATTCCTTCGGTGTTTTGCCAGAGCTGAATCATATCTTTGTAGTCAGTGATGTTCATTTCACGAATGGTAAGCACGTATGAATTCTCCTTTGCAGAGGGTGATGTGATAAGAGCGAATGGATCGTCTATTTCCGTATATACACATCGGATAACAGACGAAAAAGATGGATCAAGGAATCGAAACTAGGAGCGTTTGTTCTATATTATGATACAACGCTCCAATTTTGAATTGTTGTTCGGAAATTTTCAATTTTTTCTGGTAATTATGGTTAATAAGCCTTAGCATAGAAGTAGAAACCGAATAATCCAGTCAGACAGGCTGCTCCGCACTGTCTGATTTTCCGAAGCGGAGCCTTAACTTGTAATATTATCAGTGTAATCCTTCAGGAGGCAATCCTTTGAATATAAAAAAGAATATGAAAAAATGGCTGTTTTTGGCTTTGATTTTGAGTGCAGTATGTATTGAAACGGTATCGGCGGCACGCTTGCAATCGTGCCAGAATCAAGCCAGTATGGCGAACCAGTCGGTTCCAAACAACGCAGTTGCTGTGAGCGATACGGTGAGTGATAACGACGAAGCAATCGGCGACGACGATCGTGGCAATCGTCAAATCATCGCATCGGATAGCGATCTCGGTGTGCAAATCGATGGTATCGCTGACGAGGAGGGCATGTATGAACAATTGACTCTGCGTACATCGGTCTTCCAATGTAGCCTGTCTGGCACACAGGTACAGAACCCGACCTATGCTCCGCAGA
The sequence above is drawn from the Paenibacillus sp. JQZ6Y-1 genome and encodes:
- a CDS encoding GNAT family N-acetyltransferase; translation: MLTIREMNITDYKDMIQLWQNTEGMALSEADSQDHIQRYLERNAGCCYVAVHTYEDRHELVGTLLAGHDGRRAYLYHMAVHPTCRGQGIARKMLDASTAALAAQGIHKAHLFVMDSNTNGQQFWSASGWQKRETFGVFSKDL